From one Leptospira dzoumogneensis genomic stretch:
- a CDS encoding NUDIX hydrolase → MQEFRPDNYLPDSNLWEQGEKTSSFKTPIFELVSIPKVSPDKTISGNFFKVESKDWVNVIALTPDENVILIDQYRHGLHSYCLEIPGGIAEKNSILESAQAELREETGFVSDDWEYLGKVSANPAFMSNWCHTYIARNVYLHPGGQELDESEQIEVYQYPLNKIPEILEKNILHHAMVVAAFGLFFLKYGEKKK, encoded by the coding sequence ATGCAAGAATTCCGCCCAGATAATTACCTCCCCGATTCCAATCTTTGGGAACAAGGTGAAAAAACTTCCTCATTTAAAACTCCAATTTTCGAGTTAGTCTCCATTCCGAAAGTTTCTCCGGACAAAACGATCTCAGGCAATTTTTTCAAAGTAGAATCCAAGGATTGGGTGAATGTAATCGCTCTCACTCCAGACGAAAATGTAATACTGATAGATCAATACAGACATGGCTTACATTCTTATTGTCTGGAAATCCCCGGCGGAATTGCGGAAAAAAACTCCATCTTAGAATCCGCACAAGCGGAACTGAGAGAAGAGACAGGTTTTGTCTCGGACGATTGGGAATATTTAGGAAAGGTTTCCGCAAATCCTGCTTTCATGAGTAATTGGTGTCATACTTATATCGCCAGAAATGTCTATCTTCATCCGGGTGGACAGGAACTGGATGAAAGCGAACAAATAGAAGTGTATCAATATCCATTAAACAAGATCCCCGAAATTTTAGAGAAAAATATCCTACACCACGCAATGGTAGTGGCTGCATTCGGATTATTCTTTTTAAAATACGGAGAGAAGAAGAAGTAG
- a CDS encoding MFS transporter, giving the protein MIKSANASPFVSLQVPEFRNFLAGKFLVTLSFVMQSTVVFWQIDNITHDAFFVGLIGFAELVPNVAVSLFSGLVVDSFPRKKIIYLSLTGLTFSSFLLLLFTLPGFEWVIEKYWVYPIYSVIFFSGICRGFLSPSIAAFQTQLVSKEIFPNAATWSGVAWQGSAVLGPMLGGLLTGFNGVQTAYLADFCIMVFSLFLLLLVPSKPVPEKQGEKESIWKSLGTGWKFVFGHQLILGAISLDLFAVLFGGAVALIPTFSREVLGMGPEYYGILRSAPAIGAVLCALFIAVRPPKTNSGIILLSSVFGFGLCMIVFALSRNFYLSCAALVVSGSFDMVSVVIRHTIVQMYTPEHMRGRVSAVNNIFIGSSNELGAFESGATAKAFGLVPSVVIGGTLTLLTVGIVTAIAPRLRKMDLKDITV; this is encoded by the coding sequence ATGATAAAATCCGCAAACGCGAGCCCATTCGTATCTTTACAAGTTCCCGAATTCAGGAACTTCTTGGCCGGAAAATTTTTGGTCACTCTTTCATTCGTTATGCAATCCACTGTGGTCTTCTGGCAGATTGACAATATCACTCACGACGCATTTTTTGTGGGTCTGATCGGATTTGCAGAGCTTGTGCCTAACGTGGCAGTTTCTCTTTTTTCAGGATTGGTCGTGGATAGTTTTCCAAGGAAGAAGATCATTTATCTTTCCTTAACCGGTCTGACTTTTAGCTCCTTCTTACTTTTATTATTCACTCTTCCCGGTTTCGAATGGGTGATCGAAAAATATTGGGTCTATCCTATCTATTCAGTGATCTTCTTCTCCGGAATTTGTAGAGGATTTTTATCTCCCAGTATCGCGGCTTTCCAAACCCAGTTGGTCTCTAAGGAAATTTTTCCGAACGCAGCTACTTGGAGTGGTGTTGCATGGCAGGGTTCCGCTGTTTTAGGTCCAATGCTTGGCGGACTTCTGACTGGATTTAACGGAGTACAGACGGCATATCTTGCGGACTTCTGCATCATGGTATTCTCCTTATTTTTATTACTACTTGTTCCTTCTAAACCTGTTCCTGAAAAACAAGGAGAGAAGGAATCCATCTGGAAAAGTTTGGGAACCGGTTGGAAGTTTGTGTTCGGCCACCAATTGATCTTAGGTGCGATCAGTCTGGATCTATTTGCAGTATTATTCGGCGGAGCAGTTGCACTGATCCCTACATTCTCCAGAGAAGTTTTAGGAATGGGTCCTGAATATTACGGAATTTTAAGATCTGCTCCTGCGATCGGAGCAGTGTTATGTGCATTGTTTATCGCAGTCAGACCTCCTAAAACAAATTCAGGGATCATTTTATTAAGTAGTGTATTCGGATTCGGGCTTTGTATGATCGTATTCGCACTTTCCAGAAACTTCTACTTATCTTGTGCGGCATTGGTCGTAAGCGGTTCCTTTGATATGGTAAGCGTTGTGATCCGTCATACAATCGTGCAGATGTATACTCCTGAACATATGAGAGGAAGGGTCTCCGCAGTGAATAATATATTCATAGGCTCTTCTAACGAGTTAGGAGCATTTGAATCGGGAGCGACCGCAAAAGCATTTGGATTAGTTCCTTCCGTGGTTATTGGAGGAACGCTTACTCTCCTAACCGTAGGGATTGTTACCGCGATCGCACCTCGTCTTAGAAAAATGGATCTAAAGGATATAACGGTTTAA
- the pepN gene encoding aminopeptidase N → MDNILTQQEAMLRSGQISEVDYTLKLKLEKGSQEYEGETTVRFVYSGGKKGKLKVDFVSKKIEILWINGKEETNYEKKESALFLSGELLAEGKNELKVKYKNAFDHSGSGFHKFTDPSDKAEYMHTDFEPFEAHRLFPSFDQPDLKATYELEITGPSEWTYIHNTVPKSEETQGNYKNIKFNKTKKFSTYLFSLIVGPYAVWEDKAGEIPLRIFCRKSLSKYMDAENLFAITKEAFGFLQEYFGVPYPYGKYDQIFVPEFNMGAMENVGAVTFSESYIFRGPRIYSEYLNRANTVYHEMVHMWFGNLVTMKWWNDLWLNESFADYLSYYSMSNGKIFPDALEHFYVREEWAYREDQLSTTHPIAGKAENTLEAISNFDGISYSKGASVLRQLMYYVGEEKFRDAMRLYFKRHAEKNTVLNDFLSCMSETSGIDIRGWSKEWLETTGVNTLSPVRQNGRLFLHQGPSATNGLLRTHALQASLFREKNGKLEEVWKKRILVKGKETLLEENYSGEADLLLLNTEDFAYAKTYLSKESLPILKRSLHTLKDRFSRRVVWGSLWQMVRDAELSPKEFLELALDQGLKEPDLSVRNSHILTKALTVIDNYIPEAEKRTWSDKLNSIAKERSLLAQNPEQEQILWFRILENTSKSPEQLSYLKELLDQKKSIPGIAMDQERRWVILSRLSAYGDPESSKRIEEETSKDNTDLGAKKAFLAKVSFPDPKTKKESWERFLQPKEGDSTDFLRYGMRGFQWNHQKQLLVSYTDSYFNSVISVYETRDPHFASAFGHMMFPSFEPDPNLLKRTQEFLDQNKKLPELLRKDLQQQRDDMQRTLKVLEKYKN, encoded by the coding sequence ATGGACAATATTCTTACCCAACAAGAAGCAATGCTCCGCTCCGGGCAGATCTCGGAAGTGGACTATACCTTAAAATTAAAACTGGAAAAGGGATCCCAAGAATACGAGGGAGAAACCACAGTCAGATTCGTATACAGCGGCGGCAAAAAAGGAAAACTCAAAGTAGATTTTGTTTCTAAAAAAATTGAGATCCTTTGGATCAACGGAAAAGAAGAAACAAATTACGAAAAGAAAGAATCCGCGCTCTTCCTATCCGGAGAATTATTAGCGGAAGGAAAAAACGAACTCAAAGTAAAATATAAAAACGCATTCGATCATAGCGGATCCGGTTTTCATAAATTTACGGATCCTTCCGACAAAGCGGAATATATGCATACGGATTTCGAACCGTTCGAAGCTCATAGATTATTTCCTTCTTTTGACCAGCCGGATCTAAAAGCGACTTACGAGTTGGAGATTACCGGACCTTCCGAATGGACATATATTCATAATACTGTCCCAAAATCGGAAGAGACCCAGGGAAATTATAAAAACATAAAATTCAATAAAACTAAAAAATTCTCCACTTACTTATTCTCTCTGATCGTAGGACCTTATGCGGTTTGGGAAGATAAGGCAGGAGAAATTCCTCTTAGGATATTCTGCAGAAAATCTCTCTCCAAATATATGGACGCGGAGAATTTATTTGCGATCACCAAAGAAGCATTCGGCTTCCTCCAGGAATATTTCGGAGTTCCATATCCTTACGGAAAATACGACCAGATATTCGTGCCTGAATTCAATATGGGAGCCATGGAAAATGTGGGAGCAGTCACATTCTCCGAAAGTTATATTTTCCGCGGACCACGGATCTATTCTGAATATTTAAACAGAGCGAACACAGTGTATCATGAAATGGTACATATGTGGTTCGGAAATCTGGTCACAATGAAATGGTGGAACGATCTCTGGCTGAACGAAAGTTTTGCGGATTATCTCTCTTATTATTCCATGTCTAACGGAAAAATTTTCCCGGACGCATTAGAACATTTTTATGTAAGAGAAGAATGGGCATATAGAGAGGACCAACTCTCCACCACCCACCCTATCGCAGGAAAAGCGGAAAACACACTCGAAGCGATCAGCAATTTCGACGGGATCTCTTATTCAAAAGGTGCCTCCGTTCTTCGCCAATTGATGTATTACGTGGGCGAAGAAAAATTCAGAGATGCGATGAGGCTTTATTTCAAAAGACATGCGGAGAAGAACACGGTACTCAACGATTTTCTTTCTTGTATGTCCGAAACCAGCGGGATCGATATCAGAGGTTGGAGTAAAGAATGGTTAGAAACAACAGGAGTTAATACTCTAAGCCCTGTCCGACAAAACGGAAGATTATTTTTACACCAAGGACCTTCCGCAACGAACGGACTTCTGCGCACACATGCACTCCAAGCCTCCTTATTCAGAGAAAAGAACGGCAAGCTGGAAGAAGTTTGGAAAAAAAGAATACTCGTAAAAGGAAAAGAAACCCTATTAGAAGAGAATTATTCCGGAGAAGCGGACCTTCTACTCTTAAACACGGAAGACTTTGCTTACGCCAAAACATATCTAAGCAAAGAATCGCTTCCTATCTTAAAAAGAAGTCTTCACACTCTAAAGGATCGTTTTTCCAGAAGAGTTGTATGGGGAAGTTTATGGCAGATGGTAAGAGATGCGGAACTTTCTCCGAAAGAATTTTTGGAACTTGCATTGGACCAAGGTTTGAAAGAACCGGATCTTTCCGTTAGAAACAGCCATATACTTACCAAAGCACTGACGGTAATCGACAATTATATTCCGGAAGCCGAAAAGAGAACCTGGTCCGACAAACTAAATAGCATCGCCAAGGAAAGATCACTCTTAGCACAAAATCCGGAACAAGAACAGATCTTATGGTTTAGAATATTAGAAAATACTTCTAAATCACCGGAACAACTTTCCTATCTGAAAGAATTATTGGACCAGAAAAAAAGTATTCCTGGGATCGCAATGGACCAAGAAAGACGTTGGGTCATTCTTTCCAGACTAAGTGCTTATGGAGATCCAGAATCTTCCAAAAGGATCGAAGAAGAAACCTCCAAAGACAATACGGATCTAGGAGCCAAAAAAGCATTCTTAGCAAAAGTTTCCTTCCCGGATCCTAAAACCAAAAAAGAATCCTGGGAAAGATTCCTCCAACCTAAAGAAGGAGATTCTACTGATTTTTTAAGATATGGAATGAGAGGATTTCAATGGAACCACCAAAAGCAGCTATTGGTTTCGTATACGGATTCTTATTTTAATTCGGTGATCTCAGTATATGAAACAAGAGATCCACATTTTGCATCCGCATTCGGTCATATGATGTTCCCTTCATTCGAACCGGATCCGAATCTATTAAAAAGGACCCAAGAGTTTCTGGACCAAAATAAAAAACTTCCGGAACTATTGAGGAAGGATCTACAACAGCAAAGAGACGATATGCAGAGAACCCTGAAAGTTTTAGAAAAATACAAAAACTAA
- a CDS encoding alkane 1-monooxygenase has product MSVGKRLSFLIAYLIPCLAVAGYYLGGGFNFLTLAVVFGILPIMDLWIGPDASNPKEEEVPELQKEFYFRFLTYGWAWIQFVLVIWALWEIQTKTLSTLEWGAFVLAIGVNTGGIGITVAHELGHKNTKIEQWYSKFILMTVCYMHFFIEHNRGHHVNVSTHEDPASSRKGESFFAFYPRTVVGSLTSAWNLEKKRLGKLGKSAWTLDNEMITSMIIPVLFISAVTGIFYAITGNLNWQVPAFFFVQSWIAFSLLELVNYIEHYGLARKEIAPGKFEKVLPIHSWNQNFSLSNAFLFQLQRHSDHHANAGRRYQSLRHFEESPQLPYGYELMILLALFPPLWFKVMDKKLEEWKSQHGESSVSSGGKREPATA; this is encoded by the coding sequence ATGAGTGTAGGGAAAAGATTATCCTTCTTGATCGCGTACCTGATCCCGTGCTTGGCCGTGGCAGGATACTATTTGGGTGGCGGTTTTAATTTTTTAACTTTGGCAGTGGTATTCGGAATTCTTCCGATCATGGACCTTTGGATCGGCCCGGATGCGAGTAATCCTAAAGAAGAAGAAGTGCCTGAGCTCCAAAAGGAATTCTATTTTAGATTCCTGACTTATGGCTGGGCATGGATCCAATTCGTATTGGTGATTTGGGCATTGTGGGAGATCCAAACCAAAACTCTTTCCACATTGGAGTGGGGAGCTTTTGTTTTAGCCATCGGTGTGAATACAGGTGGGATCGGGATCACTGTAGCACATGAGCTTGGGCATAAGAACACTAAAATTGAACAATGGTATTCTAAGTTCATTCTGATGACAGTATGTTATATGCACTTTTTTATTGAGCATAACCGAGGTCATCATGTGAATGTTTCCACTCATGAAGATCCTGCTTCCAGCAGAAAGGGGGAGTCCTTCTTCGCTTTTTATCCAAGAACTGTCGTGGGCAGTTTAACAAGCGCTTGGAATTTGGAGAAAAAAAGATTGGGTAAACTAGGCAAGTCCGCATGGACCTTGGATAATGAGATGATCACATCTATGATCATTCCGGTTTTGTTTATCTCTGCTGTGACCGGGATTTTTTACGCGATCACAGGGAACTTGAACTGGCAGGTGCCTGCATTCTTCTTCGTTCAAAGTTGGATCGCATTCTCTCTTTTGGAGCTTGTGAATTATATTGAACATTACGGTTTGGCTCGAAAAGAAATTGCTCCCGGAAAATTCGAGAAGGTTCTTCCGATACATTCTTGGAACCAAAACTTCAGTCTGTCTAATGCGTTTTTGTTCCAATTACAAAGACATTCGGATCATCATGCGAACGCAGGTAGAAGATACCAATCTCTGCGTCATTTCGAAGAAAGTCCTCAACTTCCATACGGTTATGAATTGATGATACTTCTGGCTTTATTTCCTCCACTTTGGTTCAAAGTGATGGATAAAAAATTGGAAGAATGGAAGAGCCAACATGGAGAATCTTCGGTAAGCTCCGGAGGAAAAAGGGAACCTGCTACCGCATAA
- a CDS encoding putative bifunctional diguanylate cyclase/phosphodiesterase, giving the protein MSLNGLNFYSYLSKIRILKTYSSKIMLVAFLGTHVPLITLLLFFVISTVQDIQTALKILGIALAATLAGTAATLLALHKLLTPVVLTSKSLNRYLSEREIPNLPTVFRDEAGSLMADTVTTVRKLDELIHYMANYDGLSGLPNRDLFLERLSNSLHELSMREEILSFPILSLEATHLKHIRSNFGVHMGDLYLRSLVQKLETMLGPETVLARTGDGEFSFFPLPSSSQILETDSEIWAVKIQNIVSSPLNVVDQQISSEIQIGISVFPYDGKSSDQLLWKSETALNQAKLSGTSKIQTYSSEWKERMKEKYLLEKDLKLAISKNQLFIQYQPRIEVQTGKKISAEALLRWDHPEYGVISPTIFIPIAEESGIIGEMGEWVLSKSMEDLGNWKKKGLPPIRISVNLSAKQLEDKNIAKKVLDILEKNQLSVEDLELEITESSLITNIQSALEILGELHSWGISLALDDFGTGYSSLSYLSKLPLKTLKVDQSFVRKILTDPNSLAISKTIVALGKSLGLRITAEGVETEAQMRKIKDLGCDEAQGYFLSKPILLEELENFVQT; this is encoded by the coding sequence ATGAGTCTTAACGGATTAAATTTCTATTCCTATCTTAGCAAGATCCGAATTCTTAAAACCTATTCCAGCAAAATTATGCTGGTCGCGTTTCTCGGGACCCATGTCCCACTGATCACACTTCTTTTATTTTTCGTAATTTCCACGGTACAAGATATACAAACCGCTCTTAAAATTTTAGGGATTGCACTTGCGGCGACTCTTGCAGGAACTGCTGCCACACTTCTCGCATTACATAAACTTTTAACTCCGGTTGTGCTCACTTCCAAATCTCTAAACAGATATTTGAGCGAAAGAGAGATCCCAAATCTGCCCACAGTATTCCGAGATGAAGCGGGCTCTTTAATGGCGGACACTGTCACCACTGTGCGCAAGCTGGATGAACTAATCCATTATATGGCAAACTATGATGGGCTTTCCGGATTACCGAATCGGGATCTATTCTTAGAAAGATTGAGCAATTCTCTTCACGAACTTTCCATGAGAGAAGAAATATTAAGTTTTCCTATTCTTTCATTGGAAGCGACCCACTTAAAGCATATCCGATCCAATTTCGGCGTACATATGGGAGATCTTTACCTAAGATCATTGGTGCAAAAATTGGAAACAATGCTTGGGCCTGAAACCGTTCTTGCAAGAACTGGAGATGGAGAATTCTCCTTCTTCCCATTACCGTCTTCTTCTCAAATATTGGAAACCGATTCCGAGATATGGGCAGTAAAGATCCAGAACATCGTATCTTCTCCTTTAAACGTAGTAGACCAACAGATCTCTTCCGAGATCCAAATTGGAATATCAGTTTTTCCTTATGATGGAAAATCCTCCGACCAGCTTTTATGGAAATCGGAAACCGCATTAAATCAGGCGAAACTTTCAGGAACTTCTAAGATCCAAACCTATTCTTCCGAATGGAAAGAAAGAATGAAGGAGAAATACCTTCTTGAAAAAGACCTAAAACTTGCGATCTCTAAAAACCAATTATTCATTCAATACCAGCCTAGAATTGAAGTCCAAACAGGCAAAAAGATCTCCGCTGAAGCTTTACTCAGATGGGATCATCCTGAATACGGAGTTATCTCCCCTACAATCTTCATACCAATCGCAGAAGAAAGCGGGATCATTGGAGAGATGGGAGAATGGGTTCTTTCCAAATCGATGGAAGACCTGGGAAACTGGAAAAAGAAAGGACTTCCTCCCATCCGAATCTCGGTAAACTTATCCGCAAAACAATTGGAAGATAAAAATATCGCTAAGAAAGTTTTAGATATCTTAGAGAAAAATCAACTAAGCGTAGAAGATTTAGAACTGGAGATCACCGAATCCAGCCTGATCACCAATATACAATCCGCTTTAGAAATCTTGGGAGAGCTGCATTCCTGGGGGATTTCACTCGCTTTGGACGATTTCGGAACAGGGTATTCCAGCCTTTCTTATTTAAGTAAGCTCCCTCTCAAAACACTCAAAGTGGACCAATCCTTTGTACGTAAGATCCTAACGGATCCGAATTCATTAGCGATATCCAAAACGATCGTTGCCTTAGGAAAAAGTTTAGGACTACGTATCACCGCGGAAGGTGTGGAAACGGAAGCACAAATGAGAAAGATCAAAGATCTAGGCTGCGACGAAGCTCAGGGATATTTCTTAAGTAAACCGATCCTTTTAGAAGAATTAGAAAATTTCGTCCAAACCTAA
- a CDS encoding LIMLP_04285 family protein codes for MITRTIITISIFLICLGTLSADTVTNTKTKEVIENVKTTQTEQGVIVEFEDGSRRGFDRTSVTVEAKPVEWKQKDQENYPDKERYTDYAIFGGIFLIILLLP; via the coding sequence ATGATTACGAGAACTATTATTACAATTTCAATTTTTCTAATATGTTTGGGAACTCTTTCCGCAGACACAGTCACCAATACTAAAACTAAAGAAGTGATTGAGAACGTAAAAACTACTCAGACAGAACAGGGTGTGATCGTTGAGTTCGAAGACGGCTCCCGTAGAGGTTTTGACAGAACGTCCGTTACTGTAGAAGCCAAGCCTGTTGAATGGAAACAAAAGGATCAGGAGAATTATCCTGATAAAGAAAGATACACCGATTATGCCATTTTTGGCGGGATCTTCTTAATAATACTACTTTTACCCTAA
- a CDS encoding TonB-dependent receptor domain-containing protein, whose protein sequence is MKIKKIIIFFLLTSLSAPAWGQGVGKIRGKIVDGDNGEAVFGATIVVRSIKKFAKSDFDGAYDLELPLGTHEVEFQMLGYSPQKRSVTVTAGKPQVVNITFGLQTLETVDVKGRALNDAEAALLSLQKKSSAVSDGISKEAIKKSPDSSAGEVVRRVTGITLVGGKFVFVRGLGERYSNTELNDTLVPSTEPDKRVVALDIFPSGVLKNVRIIKTFIPELPAEFSGGLVKIETQEYPEEKQLSVSVGAGGNYNTTGHKFMNMNQGNMLGGVNSNQHNPLADSGNKGLVFEPGSIFGGIPPEITQTGPALYNQKWTPNSGPAPFDKNFSLNYGDTFKIGSTSRLGILVGTTYNRNFRFREESSRTYQASQISELTPAGTRLIQQQKQDADLYIEERNWGNNLNLAYEITKGQQIFMKTLFSQQGEGVVRNSVGQDNINSADFKSLTTQYTSSRVFHNTFGGDHALNWFGDRAHKFDWRINFAQAVREQPDLQQQVWRKSFSDPNPLNYTRLGNNPDASRFFSDSVDNSRTAKFNYEIPFDQWSGLKSTIKLGSYTLERDKNFRFHEYGQKTNLPIPALEFYPIPGEIYSNPLLFQQNTYTFSERQVESNAYDAFQRLQAYYSQVELPILPKLKILFGARYEDSYQKVRTFVTKDVNNPAFIVDYGCGVRNEDVRIALVKNNACDPTNNGIGELRTRDTLPSFNLNWEFKDNQILRVAATQTLTRPDLRELSPFGFTPYFGANRIFGNSDLRRSYIHNYDIRYEYYLTSSDYIGVGAFFKQISSPIEMIGQPVAGSISQRFTYLNAEQGIIRGVEFDFRKAITDRIRFETNMFLIQSRVDVISWEQYIGAKMGVLDPLSKAAAYNPTNLSRPLQGQSPFVFNVKLDFHLDEKKRHNLGFYYNYFGDRLYSVGANGLPDAYERAVGLTDVVFTTKRGDHLEFKVAAQNIFDTRYRVYQKNELTGEKELFLSYRTGVSYSFQATYKL, encoded by the coding sequence ATGAAAATTAAAAAGATTATCATATTCTTCCTACTTACTTCCCTTTCTGCACCTGCTTGGGGACAAGGAGTAGGAAAAATCCGAGGAAAAATCGTGGATGGAGACAATGGTGAAGCCGTTTTCGGTGCAACTATAGTAGTTCGATCCATCAAAAAATTTGCCAAATCAGATTTCGATGGTGCGTATGATCTAGAACTTCCTTTAGGAACTCATGAAGTTGAGTTCCAGATGTTAGGATATTCTCCACAAAAACGTTCCGTAACCGTAACAGCAGGAAAACCCCAAGTTGTAAATATCACTTTCGGTTTGCAAACTCTTGAGACAGTGGATGTAAAAGGTAGAGCATTAAATGATGCGGAAGCAGCTCTCTTATCATTACAGAAAAAGTCTTCTGCAGTTTCGGATGGAATTTCGAAAGAAGCAATTAAGAAAAGTCCTGACTCATCTGCCGGAGAAGTTGTACGAAGAGTTACCGGTATTACATTAGTAGGCGGTAAGTTCGTTTTCGTCCGCGGTCTCGGAGAACGTTATTCAAACACGGAATTAAACGACACTTTAGTACCTTCTACCGAACCGGATAAACGAGTTGTCGCTCTGGATATCTTTCCTTCCGGAGTATTAAAAAACGTACGGATCATTAAAACATTCATTCCAGAGCTTCCTGCCGAATTTTCGGGAGGTCTTGTTAAAATTGAGACCCAGGAATATCCTGAAGAAAAACAACTGAGCGTATCAGTTGGTGCCGGTGGGAACTACAATACAACCGGTCATAAATTCATGAATATGAACCAAGGGAATATGTTGGGTGGGGTTAATTCTAATCAGCATAATCCTCTCGCTGATTCTGGAAATAAAGGACTAGTCTTCGAGCCAGGAAGTATTTTCGGTGGAATTCCTCCTGAAATTACGCAAACAGGACCAGCACTATATAATCAAAAATGGACTCCAAATTCAGGTCCGGCTCCTTTTGATAAAAACTTCTCCCTAAATTACGGAGATACGTTTAAAATAGGAAGCACTTCAAGGTTAGGGATTTTGGTAGGAACTACCTATAATAGAAACTTTAGATTCAGAGAAGAAAGTTCCAGAACTTACCAAGCAAGCCAAATCTCGGAACTCACTCCTGCCGGAACTAGATTGATCCAACAACAAAAGCAGGATGCGGATCTTTATATTGAAGAAAGGAACTGGGGAAATAACTTAAACTTAGCTTATGAAATTACCAAAGGCCAACAGATATTTATGAAAACTCTTTTTTCCCAACAAGGAGAAGGAGTAGTTCGGAATTCTGTAGGTCAGGACAATATCAACTCAGCTGATTTTAAATCTTTAACTACCCAATACACAAGCAGCCGCGTCTTCCATAATACATTTGGAGGAGACCATGCTTTAAATTGGTTCGGAGATAGAGCTCATAAATTCGACTGGAGAATAAATTTTGCCCAAGCTGTTAGAGAGCAGCCGGACTTACAACAGCAAGTTTGGAGAAAGTCTTTCTCGGATCCTAATCCTCTGAATTATACTCGTTTAGGAAATAACCCTGATGCTTCCAGATTCTTCTCCGACTCGGTTGATAATAGCCGTACCGCTAAGTTTAACTATGAAATTCCTTTCGACCAATGGAGCGGCTTAAAGTCCACCATTAAGCTCGGAAGTTATACATTGGAAAGAGATAAGAACTTTAGATTCCATGAATATGGGCAAAAAACTAATTTACCTATTCCTGCTTTAGAATTCTATCCGATCCCCGGAGAAATTTACTCAAACCCTCTTCTTTTCCAACAAAACACGTATACATTCTCGGAAAGACAAGTTGAATCAAACGCATACGACGCATTCCAGAGATTACAAGCTTACTATTCTCAAGTAGAACTACCGATACTTCCGAAATTAAAAATTCTTTTCGGAGCTCGTTACGAAGACAGCTACCAAAAAGTAAGAACTTTTGTGACTAAAGATGTCAACAATCCTGCGTTTATTGTTGATTATGGCTGCGGAGTCCGTAACGAAGATGTTCGCATAGCTTTAGTAAAAAATAATGCATGCGATCCAACAAACAACGGTATTGGTGAATTAAGAACAAGGGATACACTCCCATCGTTCAATCTTAACTGGGAGTTTAAAGATAATCAAATTTTACGTGTTGCCGCTACTCAGACACTAACTCGTCCGGATTTAAGGGAATTATCTCCTTTCGGGTTTACTCCTTACTTCGGAGCAAACCGTATTTTTGGTAACTCTGATCTAAGAAGATCCTATATCCACAACTACGATATTCGATATGAATATTATCTAACTTCTTCGGATTATATTGGAGTTGGAGCCTTCTTCAAACAGATATCTAGCCCGATCGAGATGATCGGTCAACCGGTAGCGGGAAGTATCAGCCAGCGTTTCACTTATTTAAATGCTGAACAAGGTATTATCCGAGGGGTAGAGTTCGACTTTAGAAAAGCGATAACTGACCGTATTCGTTTCGAGACAAATATGTTCCTTATCCAGTCAAGAGTTGATGTTATTTCTTGGGAGCAGTACATCGGTGCTAAGATGGGAGTATTAGATCCTTTATCTAAAGCTGCAGCTTATAACCCGACCAACCTGTCTCGTCCTTTGCAAGGACAATCTCCATTCGTATTTAACGTGAAATTAGATTTCCATCTGGATGAAAAAAAGAGGCATAATCTAGGTTTCTATTACAACTACTTTGGAGATAGACTCTATTCAGTCGGTGCCAATGGATTACCTGATGCGTATGAAAGAGCAGTCGGTCTGACCGACGTCGTTTTTACGACAAAAAGAGGAGATCACTTGGAGTTTAAAGTTGCCGCTCAGAACATTTTCGATACTCGATACAGAGTGTATCAGAAGAATGAGCTAACTGGTGAAAAAGAACTATTCCTTTCTTACAGAACTGGGGTTAGTTACTCCTTCCAAGCTACTTATAAGCTTTAA